A section of the Callospermophilus lateralis isolate mCalLat2 chromosome 14, mCalLat2.hap1, whole genome shotgun sequence genome encodes:
- the LOC143380509 gene encoding fumarylacetoacetate hydrolase domain-containing protein 2, whose product MLVTVRRLLTALLQARKQPFQPSRDMRLVQFQAPHLEGPHLGLETGNDGGVIDLNAFDPTLPKTMLQFLEQGEVTLSVARRALTAQLPVLPRSEVTFLAPVTRPDKVVCVGMNYVDHCKEQNVPVPKEPIIFSKFASSIVGPYDAVVLPPESQEVDWEVELAVVIGKKGKHIKATDAMAHVAGFTVAHDVSARDWQMRRNGKQWLLGKTFDTFCPLGPALVTKDSIADPHNLKICCRVNGEVVQSSNTSQMVFKTEELIAWVSQFVTLYPGDVILTGTPPGVGVFRKPPVFLKKGDEVQCEIEELGSIINKVV is encoded by the exons ATGCTGGTCACTGTTAGGAGGTTACTCACAGCTCTGCTGCAGGCTCGGAAGCAGCCCTTTCAGCCCTCCAGAGACATGAGACTGGTGCAGTTCCAGGCACCCCACTTGGAGGGGCCTCACCTGGGCCTGGAGACTGGGAATGATGGGGGGGTCATTGACCTCAACGCATTTGACCCCACACTCCCCAAGACAATGTTGCAGTTCCTGGAGCAGGGAGAGGTCACCTTGTCAGTGGCAAGAAG AGCCCTGACAGCCCAGTTGCCCGTCCTCCCACGGTCAGAGGTGACCTTCCTAGCCCCAGTCACACGGCCAGACAAGGTGGTATGTGTGGGCATGAATTATGTGGACCACTGCAAAGAACAGAACGTGCCTGTGCCCAAGGAACCCATCATCTTTAGCAAGTTTGCCAGCTCCATCGTGGGGCCCTATGATGCGGTGGTCCTCCCACCAGAGAGCCAG GAGGTGGACTGGGAGGTGGAGCTGGCCGTGGTCATTGGAAAGAAAGGCAAACATATCAAG GCCACAGATGCCATGGCTCACGTGGCTGGCTTCACTGTGGCCCATGATGTGAGTGCTCGGGACTGGCAAATGAGACGCAATGGGAAGCAGTGGCTGCTGGGAAAAACCTTCGATACCTTCTGCCCCTTGGGCCCTGCCTTGGTTACCAAGGACAGTATAGCAG ATCCCCACAACTTAAAGATCTGCTGCCGCGTGAACGGGGAGGTGGTCCAGAGCAGCAACACCAGCCAGATGGTGTTCAAGACGGAGGAGCTGATAGCTTGGGTCTCCCA GTTTGTCACTCTTTACCCAGGGGACGTCATCCTTACCGGGACCCCCCCAGGTGTTGGTGTGTTCAGGAAGCCACCTGTCTTTCTCAAG AAGGGTGATGAAGTCCAGTGTGAGATTGAAGAACTTGGCAGCATCATCAACAAGGTGGTGTGA
- the Gpat2 gene encoding glycerol-3-phosphate acyltransferase 2, mitochondrial isoform X2 — translation MTTMLKSRSPVQQRSSHNGQETSLWSSGFGMKLEAVTPFLGKYRPFVGRCCQTCTPKSWESLFHRSIMDLGFCNVILVKEENTRFRGWLVRRLCYFLWSLEQHIPPCQDASQKIMESSGVQNLLSGREPGGAGEGQTPDLVEKEVQRILGHIQAPPRPFLLRLFSWVLLRVLNCLFLNVQLHKGQMKMVHKAAQAGSPLVFLSTHKSILDGILLPFVLLSQGLGVLRVAWDSRACSPALRALLRNLGGLFLPPEANLSLDSSKGILARAVVHAASSPLGLWRGALAVLQRLRSSWGCLHRVCVRVHLAQPFSLQEYTINARSCWSGRQTLEHLLQPVVLGQCTVVPDTEKEQEWTPTTGPLLAFKEEDQLLVRRLSRHILHASVASSAVMSTAIMATLLLFKHQKGVVLSQLLGEFSWLTEETLLRGFDVGFSGQLRCLVQHTLSLLRAHVILLRIHRGDLVVVPRPGPGLTHLARLSAELLPAFLSEAVGACAVRGLLAGRVPPEGPWELQGIELLSQSELHRQILLLLHLLPQDLLLLQPCQSSYCYCQEVLDRLIQCGLLVAEETPGSRPACDTGRQRLSAKLLWKPSGDFTDSDSDDFEEAEGRYFRLSQQSRCPDFFLFLCRLLSPLLKAFAQAAAFLRQGQLPDTEAGYTEQLFQFFQATAQEEGIFEYVDPNLAISAVWTFRDLGVLQQTPSPAGPQLHLSLTFASRDNQDKLEQFIRQFICS, via the exons ATGACCACCATGTTGAAATCCAGATCCCCAGTCCAGCAGAGGAGCAGCCATAATGGCCAGGAG ACCAGCCTGTGGTCCTCAGGCTTTGGGATGAAGCTGGAGGCTGTCACCCCATTTCTAGGGAAGTATCGTCCTTTTGTGGGTCGCTGCTGCCAGACCTGCACCCCCAAGAGCTGG GAGTCCCTCTTTCACAGAAGCATAATGGATTTGGGCTTCTGCAACGTGATCCTAGTGAAGGAGGAGAATACCAG GTTTCGAGGCTGGCTGGTTCGCAGGCTCTGCTATTTCCTGTGGTCCCTAGAGCAGCACATCCCCCCCTGCCAGGATGCCTCACAGAAGATCATGGAAAGCAGTGG GGTACAGAACCTCCTCTCAGGGAGGGAACCGGGAGGGGCCGGGGAAGGCCAGACGCCAGACCTTGTGGAGAAGGAGGTTCAGCGCATCCTGGGCCATATCCAGGCTCCACCCCGCCCCTTCCTACTCAG GCTGTTCAGCTGGGTGCTGCTGCGGGTCCTGAACTGCCTCTTCCTGAACGTCCAGCTCCACAAGGGCCAGATGAAGATGGTCCATAAGGCCGCCCAGGCG GGGTCTCCGCTGGTCTTCCTCTCTACTCACAAGTCGATCCTGGATGGAATCTTGCTGCCTTTTGTGCTGCTCTCCCAGGGCCTGGGTGTGCTCCGTGTGGCTTGGGACTCCCGTGCCTGCTCTCCTGCTCTCAG AGCCCTGCTGAGGAATCTTGGGGGGCTTTTCTTGCCCCCAGAGGCCAACCTCTCTCTAGACAGTTCCAAAGGGATCCTTGCAAGGGCTGTGGTCCATGCG GCCTCCAGCCCCCTGGGGCTGTGGAGGGGAGCTCTGGCTGTCCTGCAGAGACTGCGCAGCTCCTGGGGCTGCCTCCACAGGGTCTGTGTCCGGGTGCACCTTGCCCAGCCCTTCTCCCTGCAG GAGTACACCATCAATGCCAGGAGCTGTTGGAGCGGTAGGCAGACCCTGGAGCACCTGCTGCAGCCTGTCGTGCTGGGCCAGTG CACTGTTGTCCCAGACACAGAGAAGGAACAGGAGTGGACCCCAACAACTGGGCCCCTCCTGGCCTTCAAGGAAGAGGACCAGCTCCTGGTCAGGCGACTGAGCCGGCACATCCTGCATG CCAGCGTGGCCAGCTCGGCGGTGATGAGCACAGCCATCATGGCGACGCTGCTGCTTTTCAAGCACCAGAAG GGTGTGGTCCTGTCACAACTCCTGGGGGAGTTCTCCTGGCTGACAGAGGAGACGCTGCTGCGTGGCTTTGATGTGGGCTTCTCAGGGCAGCTGCGGTGCTTGGTGCAACACACGCTGAGCCTGCTGCGGGCACATGTGATCCTGTTGCGCATCCACCGTGGGGACTTGGTGGTGGTGCCACGGCCTGGCCCAGGCCTCACACACCTGGCACGCCTGAGTGCAGAGCTGCTGCCTGCCTTCCTGAGCGAGGCTGTGGGTG CCTGTGCTGTGCGTGGGCTGCTGGCAGGCAGAGTGCCACCCGAGGGGCCCTGGGAACTTCAGGGCATAGAGCTGCTAAGCCAGAGTGAACTCCACCGCCAGATCCTGCTGCTGCTGCACCTGTTGCCACAGGACCTGTTGCTGCTGCAG CCCTGCCAGTCTTCCTACTGTTACTGTCAGGAAGTGCTGGACCGGCTCATTCAGTGTGGGCTCCTGGTCGCTGAGGAG ACCCCAGGCTCTCGGCCAGCCTGTGACACGGGGCGTCAGCGTTTGAGTGCAAAGCTGCTGTGGAAACCCAGTGGGGACTTTACTGACAGTGACAGTGATGACTTTGAGGAGGCAGAGGGCCGGTACTTCAGG CTCAGCCAGCAGTCACGCTGCCCCgacttcttccttttcctctgcCGCCTGCTCAGTCCACTGCTCAAGGCCTTTGCACAGGCTGCTGCCTTCCTCCGTCAGGGACAACTGCCAGATACTG AGGCAGGCTATACAGAACAGTTGTTCCAGTTCTTTCAGGCCACAGCCCAGGAAGAGGGAATCTTTG AGTATGTGGACCCAAACCTCGCCATCAGTGCTGTCTGGACCTTCAGAGACCTGGGG GTGCTGCAGCAGACGCCCAGCCCTGCAGGCCCCCAGCTTcacctgtcccttacatttgccAGCCGGGACAATCAGGACAAATTGGAGCAATTCATCCGACAATTCATCTGCAGTTAG
- the Gpat2 gene encoding glycerol-3-phosphate acyltransferase 2, mitochondrial isoform X1 — protein sequence MTTMLKSRSPVQQRSSHNGQETSLWSSGFGMKLEAVTPFLGKYRPFVGRCCQTCTPKSWESLFHRSIMDLGFCNVILVKEENTRFRGWLVRRLCYFLWSLEQHIPPCQDASQKIMESSGVQNLLSGREPGGAGEGQTPDLVEKEVQRILGHIQAPPRPFLLRLFSWVLLRVLNCLFLNVQLHKGQMKMVHKAAQAGSPLVFLSTHKSILDGILLPFVLLSQGLGVLRVAWDSRACSPALRALLRNLGGLFLPPEANLSLDSSKGILARAVVHAVMEQLLVSGQPLLIFLEEPPGAPGPRLSALGQAWLGLVVQAVHVGTVPDAMLVPVAITYDLVPDVSCDMHQASSPLGLWRGALAVLQRLRSSWGCLHRVCVRVHLAQPFSLQEYTINARSCWSGRQTLEHLLQPVVLGQCTVVPDTEKEQEWTPTTGPLLAFKEEDQLLVRRLSRHILHASVASSAVMSTAIMATLLLFKHQKGVVLSQLLGEFSWLTEETLLRGFDVGFSGQLRCLVQHTLSLLRAHVILLRIHRGDLVVVPRPGPGLTHLARLSAELLPAFLSEAVGACAVRGLLAGRVPPEGPWELQGIELLSQSELHRQILLLLHLLPQDLLLLQPCQSSYCYCQEVLDRLIQCGLLVAEETPGSRPACDTGRQRLSAKLLWKPSGDFTDSDSDDFEEAEGRYFRLSQQSRCPDFFLFLCRLLSPLLKAFAQAAAFLRQGQLPDTEAGYTEQLFQFFQATAQEEGIFEYVDPNLAISAVWTFRDLGVLQQTPSPAGPQLHLSLTFASRDNQDKLEQFIRQFICS from the exons ATGACCACCATGTTGAAATCCAGATCCCCAGTCCAGCAGAGGAGCAGCCATAATGGCCAGGAG ACCAGCCTGTGGTCCTCAGGCTTTGGGATGAAGCTGGAGGCTGTCACCCCATTTCTAGGGAAGTATCGTCCTTTTGTGGGTCGCTGCTGCCAGACCTGCACCCCCAAGAGCTGG GAGTCCCTCTTTCACAGAAGCATAATGGATTTGGGCTTCTGCAACGTGATCCTAGTGAAGGAGGAGAATACCAG GTTTCGAGGCTGGCTGGTTCGCAGGCTCTGCTATTTCCTGTGGTCCCTAGAGCAGCACATCCCCCCCTGCCAGGATGCCTCACAGAAGATCATGGAAAGCAGTGG GGTACAGAACCTCCTCTCAGGGAGGGAACCGGGAGGGGCCGGGGAAGGCCAGACGCCAGACCTTGTGGAGAAGGAGGTTCAGCGCATCCTGGGCCATATCCAGGCTCCACCCCGCCCCTTCCTACTCAG GCTGTTCAGCTGGGTGCTGCTGCGGGTCCTGAACTGCCTCTTCCTGAACGTCCAGCTCCACAAGGGCCAGATGAAGATGGTCCATAAGGCCGCCCAGGCG GGGTCTCCGCTGGTCTTCCTCTCTACTCACAAGTCGATCCTGGATGGAATCTTGCTGCCTTTTGTGCTGCTCTCCCAGGGCCTGGGTGTGCTCCGTGTGGCTTGGGACTCCCGTGCCTGCTCTCCTGCTCTCAG AGCCCTGCTGAGGAATCTTGGGGGGCTTTTCTTGCCCCCAGAGGCCAACCTCTCTCTAGACAGTTCCAAAGGGATCCTTGCAAGGGCTGTGGTCCATGCG GTCATGGAGCAATTGCTGGTCAGTGGGCAGCCCCTGCTCATCTTCCTGGAGGAGCCCCCTGGAGCTCCAGGGCCACGGCTGTCAGCCCTAGGCCAGGCCTGGCTAGGACTAGTGGTGCAGGCGGTCCATGTGGGTACTGTCCCAGATGCTATGCTGGTGCCAGTGGCCATTACCTACGACCTGGTTCCAGATGTATCCTGTGACATGCATCAA GCCTCCAGCCCCCTGGGGCTGTGGAGGGGAGCTCTGGCTGTCCTGCAGAGACTGCGCAGCTCCTGGGGCTGCCTCCACAGGGTCTGTGTCCGGGTGCACCTTGCCCAGCCCTTCTCCCTGCAG GAGTACACCATCAATGCCAGGAGCTGTTGGAGCGGTAGGCAGACCCTGGAGCACCTGCTGCAGCCTGTCGTGCTGGGCCAGTG CACTGTTGTCCCAGACACAGAGAAGGAACAGGAGTGGACCCCAACAACTGGGCCCCTCCTGGCCTTCAAGGAAGAGGACCAGCTCCTGGTCAGGCGACTGAGCCGGCACATCCTGCATG CCAGCGTGGCCAGCTCGGCGGTGATGAGCACAGCCATCATGGCGACGCTGCTGCTTTTCAAGCACCAGAAG GGTGTGGTCCTGTCACAACTCCTGGGGGAGTTCTCCTGGCTGACAGAGGAGACGCTGCTGCGTGGCTTTGATGTGGGCTTCTCAGGGCAGCTGCGGTGCTTGGTGCAACACACGCTGAGCCTGCTGCGGGCACATGTGATCCTGTTGCGCATCCACCGTGGGGACTTGGTGGTGGTGCCACGGCCTGGCCCAGGCCTCACACACCTGGCACGCCTGAGTGCAGAGCTGCTGCCTGCCTTCCTGAGCGAGGCTGTGGGTG CCTGTGCTGTGCGTGGGCTGCTGGCAGGCAGAGTGCCACCCGAGGGGCCCTGGGAACTTCAGGGCATAGAGCTGCTAAGCCAGAGTGAACTCCACCGCCAGATCCTGCTGCTGCTGCACCTGTTGCCACAGGACCTGTTGCTGCTGCAG CCCTGCCAGTCTTCCTACTGTTACTGTCAGGAAGTGCTGGACCGGCTCATTCAGTGTGGGCTCCTGGTCGCTGAGGAG ACCCCAGGCTCTCGGCCAGCCTGTGACACGGGGCGTCAGCGTTTGAGTGCAAAGCTGCTGTGGAAACCCAGTGGGGACTTTACTGACAGTGACAGTGATGACTTTGAGGAGGCAGAGGGCCGGTACTTCAGG CTCAGCCAGCAGTCACGCTGCCCCgacttcttccttttcctctgcCGCCTGCTCAGTCCACTGCTCAAGGCCTTTGCACAGGCTGCTGCCTTCCTCCGTCAGGGACAACTGCCAGATACTG AGGCAGGCTATACAGAACAGTTGTTCCAGTTCTTTCAGGCCACAGCCCAGGAAGAGGGAATCTTTG AGTATGTGGACCCAAACCTCGCCATCAGTGCTGTCTGGACCTTCAGAGACCTGGGG GTGCTGCAGCAGACGCCCAGCCCTGCAGGCCCCCAGCTTcacctgtcccttacatttgccAGCCGGGACAATCAGGACAAATTGGAGCAATTCATCCGACAATTCATCTGCAGTTAG